CAGTAAAAAGTAAGAAAGTAAACGGCTTGAGGCGCTCCGTCAGTAACACTCTCTGCTCCAGATTGCCCGTGTTTAtgtgttgtgtatttttgtgcttTCTTCTTAGGTTAGTCcttataataaactttttattaataatgcagTATCTTCTCATggccctttttgtttttatttcgcCGCATCATCATTTTCTGTTCGTTGGCTTTGTGTCTATTTGTTTATTGGTGACGTCACGCACCTAacacactttataaaaaaataagatatcTCACAAACTCACTGGTGTAGATGGATCAAATAAATTTTGTGGTGTTTGGAAGTGTTTTTGCAAGTTTAAGGTTGACATTTGTGGCCCTtatctatttagaaaaatatgtagaaaaaaaattcttttattgCACTTGTAATAAATTTTAGTAGTGATTTGGCATTTATTTGtagttatttattacatatgtaTTCTTGAAGGTGATGGTGTAAGAATTGTAGTAATATATGACATGAAATGCTCCAAAAACTGACACTAcagcatgtaaaaataataagagaCAATTAGTCTTTCTTAGCAAAAATgttatccatctatctatctgtccatcTAAAAATTCCAGTCATCATTAAATATTTGCTCATATATATGTaatcaattttatatatattaaaaaaatttttttttttagttaattggGTTTGAGTGATTCCCACTGGGAGGTGGGGTTTATTTCAGGATGATAAACTCTTCCTTACAGTCAATGTAAACACAGTTTGGACGTACACAAGCTTTAAAAGCTGTTGTACAAAACCCCAgcacaaagatttttaataaatgtcagTGTTTCTGTCAGCTTCTTTTATACTGTACTCAAACATGTTTACACTCGAAATTTTGAATCGGAACCTTGTGATGTCATAGTAGCCTTCCTCAAGACACAGAGGTTGAAGATCAGTCACTCTGACTTACACAGATACTGTGAACAGGAGACAAGTGAGCAGAAACGAAGAGAAATGGAGAGGAAGGAGGACACGATAGTTTGCAACATCTTGAACAAGCTTCGTTTAGAGGAGGAGCTGTGTGACGTTCTTCTGAAAATCGGCGGTGCTGAGTTCCACGCACACAAGATCATTCTGTGTGGCTGCAGCCCGTACTTCATGGCTCTCTTCACCCATGGCTTATATCCTTCAGGCAGATTTGAGTACACCATCCCTGGTATTTCCTCAAGGATAATGGAGTTGATCATGGAGTATGCGTACCTACAGAGAGTTACAATAACGGAAAAAGATGTGAGTGAGCTGCTTATCGCTGCTGATTATCTGGCGATGGACAAACTGGTGAACGAGTGCTCGATGTTCCTGAAGGCTCGGCTGTGCCAGAAGAACTGTATAGGTATTTGGCGCTTTGCAAGCTTTTATTTCTGCAGGAAGCTGGAGCAGCAGGCCTTAAAGTTCATCCTGGACAACTTCGAGAAGGTACTAAGTGTCTCTGAGGAGCTCCTGGACCTCAAAGTTGAGGAGCTCTGTGAGATTATTGTGAAGGATGAGCTGAATGTGAAACATGAGAAGCTTGTGTTTGAGACTGTTATTCTGTGGATTGAACATGCGCCTCTGGAGCGAAAAAAACATGTTGCACTCTTACTGGCCAAGGTGCGTTTGGGGCTACTGACGTATGACTACTTTATGGATAACGTAGGGAACAACGTGTTTGTGGCACACGACACAGCATGTAGACCGATCATCTACAGTGTTCTGCTAAACATCAGTGGTCTCAACCCAGACGAATTTCTCAACTCTGTTCTTGCTCGGCCCCGCATTCCCAGCGCTGTTTTGCTGGCCATCGGCGGCTGGAGCCATGAAGGTCCCACCAACACCATAGAGGTGTACGAC
This genomic stretch from Clarias gariepinus isolate MV-2021 ecotype Netherlands chromosome 13, CGAR_prim_01v2, whole genome shotgun sequence harbors:
- the LOC128535997 gene encoding kelch-like protein 10, with product MERKEDTIVCNILNKLRLEEELCDVLLKIGGAEFHAHKIILCGCSPYFMALFTHGLYPSGRFEYTIPGISSRIMELIMEYAYLQRVTITEKDVSELLIAADYLAMDKLVNECSMFLKARLCQKNCIGIWRFASFYFCRKLEQQALKFILDNFEKVLSVSEELLDLKVEELCEIIVKDELNVKHEKLVFETVILWIEHAPLERKKHVALLLAKVRLGLLTYDYFMDNVGNNVFVAHDTACRPIIYSVLLNISGLNPDEFLNSVLARPRIPSAVLLAIGGWSHEGPTNTIEVYDPRAKCWFHLTCRGESPRGYYGTVYLNGFLYCIGGCDGLDNFNSVCRFDPITRTWAGVSPMHSRRGYVSVCVLDGCVYAMGGFDGTECLNTVERYDPKNNQWTMIAPMHECRSEASATVLNGKLFICGGFDGNEWLCTAENYNPQTGQWTLLPRMSSRRGGLGVIAYGGQVYAVGGCNGVVLKSVEAYNPQTDSWGNVPDMINRRSNFGIAVLDDLLFVVGGYNGLTVANNVGYYDGETAEWHRVEDMGEFRCGLGCSVLSGLPNMSAYAAP